The following are encoded in a window of Carya illinoinensis cultivar Pawnee chromosome 15, C.illinoinensisPawnee_v1, whole genome shotgun sequence genomic DNA:
- the LOC122296739 gene encoding uncharacterized protein LOC122296739: MEIPVISYLNEFELSIPNSYLLSQVLSVSGFEASSIWKVGALILAIVASFSTIVNGIKVFILKIKRDNSIASEPLLKFVDDYDTDSEGETCSSFSDDGEEDGDDEEPESHRSQPVDEDFRVAGGSDHYVESYEENRKSKFRRRFSWADFAGGSSVVKLWDNLGLGLDFNDDDDDSAESLISVYDTNKESRISSVFGGKPVAASTSPSVVVMASRENGSRDGLSLRLWDTRVRCRIPAMLGQWRPQLGKIVGLGYGGFEKIYVRDDATGDLTVGDVRKVSSPLGNVTRSDMDTWWDADAVIRHDVFYDD, translated from the coding sequence ATGGAAATCCCTGTGATCAGCTACCTAAACGAATTCGAGCTCTCAATACCGAACTCATACTTGCTTTCTCAAGTTCTTTCGGTTTCTGGGTTTGAAGCCTCCAGCATTTGGAAAGTGGGCGCCTTGATTCTCGCCATAGTCGCATCTTTTAGCACCATAGTGAACGGAATCAAGGTTTTCATTCTCAAAATCAAGAGAGATAATTCGATAGCTTCGGAGCCTCTTTTGAAATTCGTTGACGACTATGATACCGACAGCGAAGGCGAAACTTGTTCGTCATTTTCTGACGATGGAGAAGAAGATGGCGACGACGAAGAACCCGAATCGCATCGGAGTCAACCAGTAGATGAAGATTTCCGGGTGGCAGGTGGTTCGGATCATTATGTGGAAAGCTACGAGGAGAATCGTAAATCGAAGTTCCGACGTCGGTTCTCCTGGGCGGACTTTGCCGGCGGAAGTAGCGTCGTGAAGCTGTGGGATAATCTGGGCTTGGGATTAGACTTCAACGACGACGATGATGACTCTGCAGAAAGTTTGATCTCTGTTTACGACACCAACAAGGAGTCGAGAATCAGTTCTGTGTTCGGTGGGAAGCCGGTAGCTGCGTCCACATCGCCGTCGGTGGTCGTGATGGCGAGTAGGGAGAACGGGTCCAGAGACGGCCTATCGCTGAGGCTATGGGACACGCGCGTCAGATGTCGGATACCGGCGATGCTCGGCCAGTGGCGGCCCCAGCTGGGAAAGATCGTCGGCTTAGGATACGGCGGCTTCGAGAAGATCTACGTCAGGGATGACGCCACCGGTGACCTGACGGTCGGGGACGTGAGAAAAGTCAGCTCGCCGTTAGGGAACGTAACGAGATCTGACATGGATACCTGGTGGGACGCAGACGCCGTTATTCGCCATGACGTGTTTTACGACGATTAA